A window of Ignavibacterium sp. contains these coding sequences:
- a CDS encoding PorV/PorQ family protein gives MAKSLIKISLLVSLFVSSFVFAQDFKKTATAGFAFLEIPVTARTAALGESSIALSDMNSQGIFTNPASIGFTELTHSFSASYSGWFADTKHYASSYSFKSDLGVFAVGVVMLDYGSMPRTVAGGGQRVYNILGSFDANSVSLGLGFSKMLTDRFSFGLVAKYVEEKIDVYKANNFLLDGGVLYYTGLGSLRIAASLQNFGTNSKFIADEFKMPIMLRLGAAAELIGQKDSEYRITLTAEALHPTDADERVNIGTEIGWNEMIILRAGYKFFYDEETFSFGVGLNPGISLPVIADFSFVDYGRLGNVLRFTLQLGLY, from the coding sequence ATGGCAAAGAGTTTAATTAAAATATCATTACTGGTTTCTTTATTTGTTTCTTCGTTTGTCTTTGCACAAGACTTTAAGAAAACTGCAACAGCAGGCTTTGCATTTTTGGAAATTCCGGTTACAGCCAGAACAGCAGCACTTGGTGAATCTTCAATTGCTCTTTCTGATATGAATTCACAAGGAATTTTCACTAATCCTGCCTCCATTGGTTTTACAGAACTGACTCACTCATTTTCTGCATCATATTCAGGTTGGTTTGCTGATACTAAACACTATGCTTCCAGCTATTCATTCAAATCAGACCTTGGTGTGTTTGCAGTTGGAGTAGTTATGCTCGATTACGGTTCAATGCCCAGAACGGTTGCTGGTGGTGGTCAACGGGTTTATAATATACTTGGTTCATTTGATGCAAATTCTGTTTCACTCGGATTAGGTTTTTCAAAAATGCTGACTGATAGATTTTCGTTTGGATTAGTAGCAAAATATGTCGAAGAGAAAATAGATGTTTACAAAGCAAATAACTTTTTGTTGGATGGAGGAGTTTTATATTATACCGGACTTGGCTCTCTTCGGATTGCTGCAAGTCTTCAAAACTTCGGAACAAATTCAAAATTTATTGCTGATGAATTCAAAATGCCAATAATGCTCAGACTTGGAGCTGCTGCAGAACTAATCGGTCAAAAAGATTCTGAATACAGAATAACACTTACAGCCGAAGCTCTACATCCAACTGATGCAGATGAAAGAGTTAATATCGGAACTGAAATAGGATGGAATGAGATGATTATACTTCGTGCAGGATATAAATTTTTCTATGACGAAGAAACTTTTTCATTCGGTGTTGGATTGAATCCCGGAATAAGTCTGCCGGTTATTGCTGATTTTTCTTTTGTGGATTACGGAAGACTTGGTAATGTTTTGAGATTTACTCTTCAACTTGGTTTGTATTGA